From a single Micromonospora carbonacea genomic region:
- a CDS encoding PucR family transcriptional regulator translates to MTAPVTPWQRLPADLAAAMRPHLPATVGAVAAAVTEATPAFAAISDAKFARDVRTAVQVAFERFVDLVGTAEPALPPRVRDVFVALGAGEAREDRGPEALLAAQRTAARLMLRTASESLARLRPVDTAELIDLSDAITAYVDELAAASTDGYALQLREQAGEGDRRRRQLAELLLRGDGLPAAVGAAAARIGWPRLDEVTPVLLPLEQARDARFRYGADGLVVERARDAVLLLRAGPRSARPQLAEALAGRGAVVGPALGWAQLPAAVRLAELTAGPAGADPGPVFVDDHLVALTLRGEAGALAVLTARRLAPLAHLRPAQRESLLVTLHSWLRHWGSRAEVASELYVHPQTVSYRIRRLRELYGDDLTDPTARTELLLVLAARPTPGSASGHGSALGPAR, encoded by the coding sequence ATGACCGCGCCCGTCACGCCCTGGCAGCGGCTCCCCGCCGACCTGGCCGCCGCGATGCGCCCCCACCTGCCCGCCACCGTCGGGGCGGTCGCGGCGGCGGTCACCGAGGCCACCCCGGCCTTCGCCGCCATCTCCGACGCCAAGTTCGCCCGGGACGTGCGCACCGCCGTGCAGGTCGCGTTCGAGCGCTTCGTCGACCTCGTCGGCACCGCCGAGCCCGCCCTGCCGCCGCGCGTGCGGGACGTGTTCGTGGCGCTCGGCGCGGGCGAGGCGCGCGAGGACCGGGGGCCGGAGGCGCTGCTGGCGGCGCAGCGGACGGCGGCACGGCTGATGCTGCGCACCGCGTCGGAGTCGCTGGCCCGGCTGCGCCCCGTCGACACCGCGGAGCTGATCGACCTGTCCGACGCCATCACCGCGTACGTCGACGAGCTGGCCGCCGCGAGCACCGACGGCTACGCCCTCCAGCTGCGCGAGCAGGCCGGGGAGGGCGACCGGCGACGCCGGCAGCTCGCCGAGCTGCTGCTGCGCGGCGACGGGCTGCCCGCCGCAGTCGGGGCCGCCGCCGCGCGGATCGGCTGGCCGCGCCTCGACGAGGTGACGCCGGTCCTGCTGCCGCTGGAACAGGCCCGCGACGCCCGGTTCCGCTACGGCGCGGACGGCCTCGTGGTCGAACGCGCCCGCGACGCCGTGCTGCTGCTGCGGGCCGGCCCCCGCTCCGCCCGCCCGCAGCTCGCCGAGGCCCTCGCGGGGCGCGGGGCGGTGGTGGGGCCGGCGCTGGGCTGGGCGCAGCTGCCGGCGGCGGTCCGGCTCGCCGAGCTGACCGCCGGGCCGGCCGGGGCGGACCCGGGCCCGGTCTTCGTCGACGACCACCTGGTCGCGCTGACCCTGCGCGGGGAGGCCGGCGCGCTGGCCGTGCTCACCGCCCGCCGGCTCGCGCCCCTGGCGCACCTGCGCCCGGCCCAGCGGGAGAGCCTGCTGGTGACCCTGCACAGCTGGCTGCGGCACTGGGGCTCGCGCGCCGAGGTCGCCAGCGAGCTGTACGTGCACCCGCAGACCGTCAGCTACCGCATCAGACGCCTGCGTGAGCTGTACGGCGACGACCTGACCGACCCGACCGCCCGCACGGAACTCCTCCTGGTCCTGGCCGCCCGCCCCACCCCCGGCTCGGCGTCCGGCCACGGCTCGGCCCTCGGGCCCGCTCGGTGA